One window of Apteryx mantelli isolate bAptMan1 chromosome 8, bAptMan1.hap1, whole genome shotgun sequence genomic DNA carries:
- the JUN gene encoding transcription factor Jun: protein MTAKMEPTFYEDALNATFVPPESGGYGYNNPKVLKQSMTLNLSDPSSNLKPHLRNKNADILTSPDVGLLKLASPELERLIIQSSNGLITTTPTPTQFLCPKNVTDEQEGFAEGFVRALAELHNQNTLPSVTSAAQPVNSGMAPVSSMAGNSSFNTNLHSEPPVYANLSNFNPNALNSAPNYNANSMGYAPQHHINPQMPVQHPRLQALKEEPQTVPEMPGETPPLSPIDMESQERIKAERKRMRNRIAASKCRKRKLERIARLEEKVKTLKAQNSELASTANMLREQVAQLKQKVMNHVNSGCQLMLTQQLQTF, encoded by the coding sequence ATGACTGCAAAGATGGAACCTACTTTCTACGAGGATGCCCTAAACGCTACCTTCGTGCCGCCGGAGAGCGGCGGCTATGGATATAATAACCCCAAAGTGCTGAAGCAGAGCATGACTCTGAACCTGTCCGACCCTTCCAGCAACCTCAAGCCTCACCTGCGGAACAAGAACGCAGATATCCTCACCTCCCCCGATGTCGGGCTCCTCAAACTGGCGTCGCCCGAGCTGGAAAGGCTCATCATCCAGTCCAGCAACGGGTTAATCACCACCACTCCGACCCCGACGCAGTTCCTCTGCCCCAAAAACGTTACTGACGAGCAAGAGGGGTTCGCTGAAGGCTTTGTGAGAGCTCTAGCCGAACTACACAACCAGAACACCTTGCCCAGCGTTACCTCTGCTGCTCAACCTGTTAACAGTGGCATGGCACCTGTGTCTTCTATGGCTGGCAATAGTAGTTTCAATACTAATTTGCACAGTGAGCCTCCGGTGTACGCCAATCTCAGCAACTTCAACCCCAACGCGCTCAACTCTGCGCCTAACTACAATGCAAACAGCATGGGCTACGCACCTCAACATCACATAAACCCCCAGATGCCAGTGCAGCATCCCAGGCTTCAGGCTTTAAAAGAAGAACCTCAGACTGTACCTGAAATGCCAGGGGAAACACCTCCCCTATCCCCTATTGACATGGAGTCACAGGAGAGAATCAAAGCTGAGAGAAAACGCATGAGAAACAGAATTGCAGCATCCAAATGCCGGAAAAGGAAGTTGGAAAGGATTGCCAGGttggaagaaaaagtgaaaactttGAAAGCCCAGAACTCAGAGCTGGCATCCACTGCCAACATGCTCAGAGAACAGGTTGCACAGCTAAAGCAGAAGGTCATGAACCATGTCAACAGCGGGTGCCAGCTAATGCTAACACAACAGTTGCAAACTTTTTGA